A single Rhopalosiphum padi isolate XX-2018 chromosome 4, ASM2088224v1, whole genome shotgun sequence DNA region contains:
- the LOC132929661 gene encoding ATP-binding cassette subfamily G member 4: MDIQFEDLTYEVKPPFWNTRVPPRTILKSVNGRFAAGELSCIMGPSGAGKSSLLNSLSGYNYKGVSGTLKLNNQVRDEKLFRKLSCYIMQEDKIQPMLTLNEVMMFAAELKLSNGTLTKEKQMIVTEIQNVLGLSESKNTRTEFLSGGQKKRLSIALELINNPPIIFLDEPTSGLDNVSSTYCLQLLRGLAHQGRTIVCTIHQPSASMFQLFDHVYVLSQGYCVYQGSTDQLVPFLSTVGLHCPLTYNPADYIIEATDGEEQDNIEKLASATANGKQSLCKTRDNNNCYLTEDPTKACELLLPELNGNVVTSKLLPLPPINYKAGDEVDEDDDVVKPGNTWCVEFPTSGWSQFCTLWKRMILQLYRNKIGLNIQFYHHLICGLAVGIVFYDKANDGAQFFNHMKFCMGNILFHTFTQSMVQVLAFPSEVKLLKQEYFNRWYSLRPYFLALQLSRVPSIIFFSSIYTTLVYFMSGLPYELLRFSMFNIICLLVCFVSEGMGLLVGSIFNVTNGSAVGPMMIAPFLGLAIYGFDFAHQVPWIMEFVMQGSFLRCGVIGLVITVFGLNREPLHCDTGYCHFKDPNIIIYYLNVDRKHPYFEIIKLVVMLVLFRIFTYFALRRRLTG; the protein is encoded by the exons ATGGATATCCAATTCGAAGACTTGACGTACGAGGTGAAGCCACCGTTTTGGAATACCAGAG TTCCACCAAGAACGATATTGAAGTCTGTAAATGGCCGATTTGCAGCTGGCGAACTTTCATGTATTATGGGACCGTCGGGTGCAGGAAAGAGCAGTTTGCTTAATTCATTATCCGGTTACAA CTATAAAGGCGTAAGCGGGACTTTGAAGTTAAATAATCAAGTCAGGGACGAGAAGTTGTTTCGCAAGTTATCATGTTACATAATGCAGGAGGACAAGATTCAGCCTATGTTAACTTTAAACGAAGTGATGATGTTCGCTGCGGAACTTAAACTATCAAATGGTACACTGACCAAAGAAAAACAAATGATC GTGACAGAAATTCAAAATGTCTTGGGACTGTCCGAGAGCAAAAACACAAGGACCGAATTCTTGTCGGGAGGCCAGAAAAAGCGGTTATCTATTGCTCTAGAACTCATCAACAACCCGCCCATAATATTTCTAGATGAACCTACTAG tGGCCTGGATAACGTTTCCAGCACGTACTGCCTACAGCTGTTGCGCGGGCTCGCGCACCAGGGCCGCACCATCGTGTGCACCATCCACCAGCCGAGCGCCAGCATGTTCCAGCTGTTCGACCACGTGTACGTGCTGTCCCAGGGATACTGCGTGTACCAGGGCTCCACCGACCAGCTAGTCCCGTTCCTGTCCACCGTCGGGCTGCACTGTCCGCTGACGTACAACCCGGCCGACTACATAATCGAGGCGACCGACGGCGAGGAACAGGACAACATTGAGAAGTTGGCCTCGGCCACGGCCAACGGCAAACAGTCGCTGTGCAAGACGAGAGACAACAACAACTGTTACTTGACCGAAGACCCGACCAAAG CTTGTGAATTGCTCTTGCCGGAACTCAACGGCAACGTAGTTACTTCCAAATTGCTCCCTTTGCCACCGATCAATTACAAAGCAGGCGACGAAGTGGACGAAGACGATGACGTGGTAAAACCCGGCAACACGTGGTGTGTGGAGTTTCCGACTTCCGGTTGGTCGCAGTTTTGCACGCTTTGGAAGCGTATGATCTTGCAGTTGTACAGGAACAAG ATCGGTCTAAACATACAGTTTTACCATCATCTCATCTGTGGCCTGGCGGTGGGCATTGTGTTCTACGACAAGGCGAACGACGGCGCACAGTTCTTCAATCACATGAAATTCTGTATGGGCAATATTCTCTTCCACACGTTCACGCAGTCGATGGTCCAAGTGCTtgcat TTCCGTCCGAAGTGAAACTACTAAAACAAGAATACTTCAACAGATGGTATAGTTTGAGGCCGTATTTCTTGGCGTTACAGTTGTCAAGGGTGCCATCAATC aTATTTTTTAGCAGTATTTATACAACTTTGGTATATTTCATGTCTGGGCTACCGTACGAACTTTTGCGGTTTTCAATGTTCAATATCATTTGTCTATTGGTTTGTTTCGTCTCCGAAGGCATGGGACTACTTGTAGGATCTATTTTCAACGTGACG aACGGCAGCGCGGTTGGACCAATGATGATAGCACCGTTTTTGGGGCTGGCCATTTATGGATTTGACTTTGCACACCAAGTGCCGTGGATCATGGAGTTCGTAATGCAAGGAAGTTTCTTACGATGCGGAGTCATCGGGCTGGTAATCACCGTGTTCGGGTTAAATAGGGAACCACTGCACTGCGACACGGGCTACTGTCACTTCAAAGATCCaaacatcataatttattacctgAACGTGGATAGGAAGCATCCATACTTTGAGATTATCAAGTTGGTGGTTATGCTCGTGCTGTTCAGGATTTTCACGTATTTCGCACTCCGGAGGAGGCTCACTGGCTAA